The proteins below come from a single Anaerolineae bacterium genomic window:
- a CDS encoding N-acetyltransferase — MAQAVKEVGGLQPRSLTGGEVLRPARIADAPQIQRLVNRYASQGLMLPKSLNQVLQGIRDFLVVVRGREVQACGALHLLWSDLAEVRSLAVLEERQGNGLGREIVGALLQQASALGIPRVFALTYQRPFFERLGFRHIDRGDLPRKIWVDCIDCLKFPDCDEEGVIIELPTEGAEPRSDGLRKALVGDVDQIVAIVNGHAAQGRMLARSRSHVYQNLRDFTVFAEDGSVIACGALHVLWDDLAEVRAVAVAPERMGQGFGSAVVRGLLEDARGLGLPGIFAFTYERA; from the coding sequence GTGGCTCAAGCGGTCAAGGAAGTGGGAGGACTCCAGCCGAGGTCGCTGACCGGTGGAGAGGTGCTGCGACCGGCCAGGATTGCCGATGCTCCCCAGATCCAGCGGCTGGTCAACCGGTACGCTTCGCAGGGTCTCATGCTGCCCAAGTCCCTGAACCAGGTGCTGCAGGGCATACGGGACTTCCTGGTGGTAGTTAGAGGCAGGGAGGTGCAGGCCTGCGGAGCGCTGCACCTGCTCTGGAGCGACTTGGCCGAGGTGCGCTCGCTCGCCGTTCTGGAGGAGCGTCAGGGCAACGGACTGGGTAGGGAGATCGTTGGCGCTCTGTTGCAGCAAGCTTCCGCCTTGGGCATTCCCCGGGTGTTCGCCTTGACCTACCAGCGCCCCTTCTTCGAGCGCTTAGGGTTCCGGCACATAGACCGGGGTGACCTTCCCCGCAAGATCTGGGTGGACTGCATAGACTGCCTCAAGTTCCCCGATTGCGACGAAGAGGGCGTGATCATCGAGCTCCCGACCGAGGGGGCAGAGCCCCGCTCGGATGGCCTGCGCAAGGCCCTGGTGGGGGACGTGGATCAGATCGTGGCCATCGTCAACGGCCATGCGGCCCAGGGGCGGATGCTGGCCCGCTCGCGCAGTCACGTGTACCAGAACCTGCGGGACTTCACCGTATTCGCGGAGGATGGCAGCGTGATCGCCTGCGGCGCTCTGCACGTGCTCTGGGATGACCTCGCCGAGGTGCGTGCGGTGGCGGTAGCGCCTGAGCGCATGGGGCAGGGCTTTGGCAGCGCGGTGGTGAGAGGGCTGCTGGAGGATGCGCGGGGGCTGGGCCTTCCTGGGATCTTCGCCTTCACGTACGAGAGAGC